The Streptomyces sp. 11x1 genomic sequence AAGCGAAGACCGGGGAGTCGGCGAACGGCTGCTGACGGCCGACTTGCTTGTACCCCCATGACTCGTAGACGGCCTTGAGGCGTCCGTCGGACAGGGTCGGGTTGACCAGCAGGGTAACGCGCTGCTCCTGCCGCTGCGAGAGCAGTTCCTCATGCAGGGCGCGTGCGGCACCTTGGCCGTGGGCGCCACGCCACTGCCGGCGGACGAGAATCTCGTTGAGGGCGAGGGTCCGTCGGCCATCCTCACGTACGAACTCGTCGGGGAGCGGTTCCTTCTCAGCAGACCACCATGCCGTGCCCTCACCGAGCGGCACGGCGAAGACGTACCCGATCGGCTCGTCGCCTTGATAGGCGATGACAGCTTCCCAGCCGGGCCGGGACGAGTACGCCGTCAGTCGCTCGTCGAACCGGTCACGGTGATAGAACGGCCGATCCATGAGCCCGAACTCACCGCGCACTTCGACGTGGATGTCGAGGATGAGCTGTCGTACGGCGGCTACGTCGCTAGTCCTGCTGTAGGTCGTGCCGTTCATGCGGCTGCCCTTCGATAGTCGAGCCACGCGGTCGTCTCGGAGTTGCGCGGCGCCAGGGTCGTGAGGCGGGTGGTGAAGTCGTTCAGGAGCATGCGCACCCGGCCGTTGTCGGCCATCGCCCCGGGGACCTTCCGGGCGGCGGCGACGGCTGGCTCGATGTCGCCTTGCCCGAGCTGAGCTAGGGCAAGGTTCGCGTACGTCAGGCCACGGTTGCGCTGGAGCTCCGGACGCAGAGCGCCGAGGCACCGGTGGGCGTGCCGCTCGGCCTCCGCCCACTTCCCGAGCCGCAAATGCGCGAACGTCGCGAGGCTGTCCAGTTCGGCCTGGTCGTAGAAGTCCATCCACGGCGGCCGGTTCTTCGCCAGGTCGCCGCGGTCGAAGTTGGATTGGGCGAGGCCGATCGCTCGGAGGGCGCTGCGCTCGTCGCCTATGTCAGCGTGGAAGGTGGCGAGCCGGGCCATGGCCAGGGAGGCATACACCGGGTCGGTGCGGGTGATGGATGTGGCCCGCGCGGCTTCGGCGGCGGCGATGGAGTCAGCGGGGCGCCCGAGGTGACGGTACATGATCCCGGCGTGGCCCCACACCCGGAAGAGCACGTGCTTGTTGTTGGCCAGCCCGGCGAGGGTAACGGCCTGGTTGAGGTAGGGCTCTGCCTCGCTGAGGCGCCGGCCGTCGATCGCCGCCCACATGGCGCTCGCGGTGAACGCGGCTGCGACCCCGTACAGCTCGGACCGGATCCGGGCGGAGGAGATGTGAGTGTTCTGCAGGTGGACGGTCTCGTCGGCGAGCGCGGCGGCGTGCGCCTGGAGTTCCTGCGTTCCCCCGTACTTGTTGTCCATGCTGACGACGGCCGCCAGCTTGGCATTCATGCGGTCGACGTCGGCAGAGCCGAGTCGGCGCTGCCTAGCGGACGGGGCGGTGAGCGCTGCTCCGGCAGCGGTGGCTGCGGCCATGAAGGTACGGCGATACAAGGGGTCGTCCTCGGGTGCTGGGGAAGGGCTGCGGGTCTTACTCCCCCGGGGAAGGAAGCCTAACTCTGCGACGGGGAGACCCGTGGCTCTCTCCAGCGCTGCCCTCAACAGGCCGTTGGGGGAACGGTGTTTCCCCTCTAGGAGCTTGTAGATGTGTCTCTCGTGGACCGTACCGGGGTGGCCTGTGAGCTTCTCAACCTCGGTGTTGACCAGGGACGTTAGCTCCCTGACAACGATCCCGTGCGTACGCATCCACGATGCAAGCACTTCGTTCGGTGCACCCGGCATAACAGAACGTTAGATCCGTCGGTCAAAACAACGAGTAAAGGGACAGTCAAAACGGCAGGCTCCATGCAAGCAGATCTCGGCGATACGGCAGCGACAGCAGCGGTGGTGCGGCTGTTTTCTGGATGCCCAGGACGAGCACGATCGTGGACCAGGGAGTCCCCCATGCCCCACCCCAGAGATCTAGAACCCGCCATTCGTGTCGAGGTGCGCACGCCCGTGGAGGCCGGGGCCGGTGTGCTCGTGCACTCCGGCAGCGACCGTGCCTTCGCGTCCTCCACCTGGCTTCTGGTGGCGGCTCAGGACGGGGCTCAGGCCAAGGCTGCGTGGGCGAAGCGAAACGGGATCGCGCTCCTGCGCTGTGGTGGCATCTTCGGTGCGATCCGCATCGAGGCCGACCTGATCCACGCAGCGGCCGGCACGAAGAACAGCACGGAGGTCAACGCCTTCCTCGCGGAGGCGTTGCGTGGCGCTCCGGTCTTCCAGGACCAGCACGCTCACCGGTACTACGTCCTCGTGCCGAGGAGCACTGGGGAGCGCCAGGAGTGGAGGAGCGGCCTTCTCGCCCCGAAGGCTGAGTTCCTCGGGATCAACAGCGTTATCGGTGTTCCGCGACCAGACGCGATCGGGCCTGAGGAGCGCTCCTACTGGTGCGTGCCGCCCGAGGGGCCCGGCATCCTCGCTGTCCCGGACATGGTCTCCCAGCTCGTCTCGATCGGCAGGCTGCGGCAGGTGGAGACGCAGCAGGCAACCGACGGTTCCGAAGGCGCCGCTCCGTCGGCCTTCAGGGCATAGACCGGCGCCGGCCGTGCTCTCCCCTCGTACGGCACGGTCGGCGCCTTCCACCACCCCAACCCGTCATCGTGAGAGAGACATGTCCCGACCCCTTTCCCTCAGTTACAAGGGCCTTCCTGTCCCCTACATCGCCGCCTGGAGAAACGAGCGCCTGCCGGAGCCGGCCGTCGTCCAGGCCGCCGACGGCATCGCATTCGAAGACGCTGTGGGCGCCAACGGCCACGCGCAGGGCCGTGACAAGGCCGGGGTGTTGTGGAAGCGCTGGGCGCTGCGTCAGGGAGACGGGGCGGCGCTTTTTGACGTGGTGCATGCGCCCCGGCAGAAGCGTGCGATGCGGAAGCTGCTGTGTCAGGTGTGCGGAGGGCCGTCGGACGAGAACGAGCAGGGCCGACTGTGGCTGTTGGAGGACTACAGCGGCGTGGACGGCTGGCCCGAGCGGGAGGTCACGGCGCATCCGCCGTTGTGTCTCACGTGCGCGCCGTTGGCCGCGCGGCTGTGCCCGCACCTGCGGGACAAGGTCGCGGTCGTTCGCGCCCGTCGGGTCTCCATCGACGGCGTTTACGGCACGGTCTATGCCAGCAGCGGTGGACCTTTCCCCGTTCCGGTGGGGAAGAAGGTCGTGTTCACCGACGACTGGCGCAGGAAGTGGACGGTTGGCGCGCAGCTTGCCGCCACCCTCATGGACGTCACCGTCGTCGACCTGGACGAGCTGGGGATGGGCCCGGCTGCACGAGAGGCGGCGAGCGCATGATGCCACCCGGCGGTACGCCCATCGTCATAAAGGTTTCCGAGCACTCCACCTCGCGCGGCACGCTGTTACCGGCTGGTGGGCTCTTGGCGCTCGCCTCCGGTCCGTCGCTGGCGACCGGAACGACACGGGTCGTGGAGGCCGCGCCGGACGTGCTGGCCGAGTGGGTCCGGTTCGGCGGGGCATTGATCGTGACGGTCTGGCTCGCCGGGGTGGTCATCGCCAGAACGTCACACGGCTCCCGCCGGCAGATACCGCAGCAGCTCGGGTTCGGCCTCGGCGGTGCGGTCTTCCTCTACACCACGGCGCCGGCCTCGACCGCGCTCGCCCAGCACCTGGGTGAGGCCGTGTACGGATGCGCCTTGGCGTGGCTGGCCGTCGAGGTGTGCCGCTCGCAAGGGGTTCGGCTGCGTCCCGGCTTTGCCATCTGGGACGCTGAGCAGCGGCGCCGGACGTGGATGGTCACCTCGCTGTCGTATCTGATCTGCGTGGTCTCGGGCTTCCTGACTGCGCAGATCACGGCTGGCCTGCAGGCCCTCGGGGTCGGCGAGGCTCTCGTCGTGGGGCTGGACCAGCGCTCCAGTATCGGTGTGGTGACGGTGGCGGACGGCGTTCTCGCGTTCGTCACGACGGTCGCCATCGAGGACGTCGTGATCGTGGCGGCGGCCGTCACACTGCTCGCCGCTGCTCGCCGCCCGGCGTGGCAGGTCTACGGCGTGGTCTGCCTCGTGGAGATCGCTCTCCACGTCTACATGGGTGCGGTCGCTCTCACGATCGCGTTGTATGCCGCAGGCCGTGTCTGGCTGTACCGGCGATACGGCGGCGTCGTCCCCCTGCTCGTCGGACACCTCCTGTTCGACCTCACCGTGCTGGCCAACTGGACGGCGCCGGCCTCGGCTTCACGTCTGCTGGCTGGCGGCCTCGCTGTCGCAGCGGTCTGCGGAGCTGCTCGGTTGTGGACGCCGCGGAGGGGAGGCGAGACGTGACCAGGCGCGCGGAGCCGAGGTGGGTCTTCGGCGACTGCTGGCTCGGGTGCGAGAGCACCGGCGTGCTGGTGACCTGGCTCGGCCCGGTGCAGTGGGACGGACAACACGCCCCGTTCATGACGTGCGGGCCGTGCCTGAGCCGCCTCCAGGCGCAGGCCGAGCAGTACTTCACGCAGCGGCAGCCGGCCGCTGCGTAGACGGCTGTTATCGGCCAAGAGACGGGCCCCGTCCTCCCATCCGACGCAGCCGGCCATGGGGCTCTTCAGACCCCCGGCCCCGAGCACCAGCCCTGGTAAGGCGAACCTCGGAACGGGTGGACCACGGCCAGAGACCGCCTCTCCGTAAACAGAATCGCTGGACGTCAGCTATGACCACGCAGAATCTGTACGACATACCCGCGGATGCACCGACCAAGAAGCGGTGCGGTGACAACGCGACGTGTATGACCACCCCGGTCGCGTTCAGCGCCGCGATCCCCTGACGCCTGTCCGATGGCCCGCTGCCGTTCGACCTGGGCCACCGGGCAGGGCGATACCCCCGGTGCGGGACGACTGCCCGCTCGTGCTCCCCCACGATCAGGTCCCCTGCGCCGGGCCCGCCCACCCTCTGACCACGCCTGCCCATGGAGGCACCATGCATCGACTGATCACCAGTCCGTTCCTGGGGCAGTTCCTCGTCCTGCGGCCCGGCCACAGCAGCGGCGTGGGCAT encodes the following:
- a CDS encoding GNAT family N-acetyltransferase; this translates as MNGTTYSRTSDVAAVRQLILDIHVEVRGEFGLMDRPFYHRDRFDERLTAYSSRPGWEAVIAYQGDEPIGYVFAVPLGEGTAWWSAEKEPLPDEFVREDGRRTLALNEILVRRQWRGAHGQGAARALHEELLSQRQEQRVTLLVNPTLSDGRLKAVYESWGYKQVGRQQPFADSPVFASMLRDPLRQ
- a CDS encoding Tat pathway signal protein encodes the protein MAAATAAGAALTAPSARQRRLGSADVDRMNAKLAAVVSMDNKYGGTQELQAHAAALADETVHLQNTHISSARIRSELYGVAAAFTASAMWAAIDGRRLSEAEPYLNQAVTLAGLANNKHVLFRVWGHAGIMYRHLGRPADSIAAAEAARATSITRTDPVYASLAMARLATFHADIGDERSALRAIGLAQSNFDRGDLAKNRPPWMDFYDQAELDSLATFAHLRLGKWAEAERHAHRCLGALRPELQRNRGLTYANLALAQLGQGDIEPAVAAARKVPGAMADNGRVRMLLNDFTTRLTTLAPRNSETTAWLDYRRAAA